The region TAAGGATGCTTTTTTTAGAAACGGTGTCAGAAGTCTAAACTATGGAACAGAAAGCACAATGGTTACAGGTAGCATAAGTGACAGTCCATATACATTTGACCGACATGAAGTTTTCAGATCAATCCTACAATTTAACCTTGAGAGATTACCGGAGACAGCCATAGTGGAAAAGGCTATACTCCGCCTAACTCCGTCCTCTGCCCTCTCTAATCAACAGTTAGAGGTGACAGATTCCCTAGGAGATTGGCAAGAGACTATAGTCGCTTGGATTAATCAGCCAGCTATGGGCTCTTACAGCAAAGTAGTGCAAACGAATCAAGGGCAGCTTTCAAGCATCGAGATCAATATCTTAGAGCTTGTAAAAGATTGGGTTGAAAATGGTAAAGAAAATAGTGGCCTTTTTCTAAAAGCTTTAGATGAAACACAGCTTGGGTTAGCAGCTTTTTTTACCAGAGAAGCTCCAATCTCATCAAACAGGCCGAAACTAGAGATTGTTTACTATGATCCTGCTATGGTAATTAGTCCAGGAGCAGCAGATCTTAGAAGCAGGATTTCAATTAATGCCCATCGCTCAGAGGACCTGAAATCAAGTTTAGAAATTATAAGCCGTTTGGGTGAGCAATTTCTCCCTGCCACAATGTATGTTAGTAATCCTAATTTCCGTGAAGGCAGGATAACGATTAATAGAAGAAAGCTTCATGCTATTCTTTATGCTAGACAATTTGCAGACAAAGGGATATATGGACGTATCATAGTAAAGTCAGCACGATTAGCAGAAGAATTAAATGCAGCAATTACTATAAACAAACGTTTTATAGTGGGTAGAATCCACATTAGGCACTATGGTCATCATCATCAAGATTCTACTATTAGAATTTCAAATAATAAAGAGCATGATGAGATCTTTAAGGTAACAATAAACCAGCTTCTAGTAAGAGGGATTCTTACTGTTAAAGAAAGAAGCTTATTAGACTCGAGTATCATTATTCCAAATGATAGGGAAGAGCTAACTGATTTCAAGGTCACCGTAATAAGGAAACACTTAGTTTCTTGGATAACAATTAAAGCTAATGATAGTTTGGAAAGTTCGATTATCATACCGAACGAGATGGATGATACCTTACCTGGTCAGGTAATAGTGAATAATGATATTCTTAAGAGTAGGATTAAGGTTTTACGTTTTGAGGATTTAACTTCTAGAGTAATAGTAGGTCAATACTACGATCAATCATTTAACTCAAGGATATCTGTTCACAGAAAGATATTAGTAAGTAGGATATCTATCACTAAGCATGACTATATAGAAGGGCAAATGATTGTCAGTAGGACTGAGGAAGATCAATTACCAGCTCTTATCTTTATCAGAGGTAGAAGTGAATTTACAGGTAAAATAGATGTTGAGCCAGCTGATTACTTACAAGCCGTAATTCGCACAATTTCTCCATATCTGCCCTCTAGAATAGCGATACCTGGCAGAGATGCTCTTAATATAAACTCAAATATTACAGTAAATGTAAAGATGATTAATGAGTTGGATACCAACCTCATAGTTAAGAATCCAAGAGATTTATATTGTATGATTGAAATAATAGGCAGAGAAAGGCAATCAGCCTACGCCTTTATCATGTAATAGCCATTTGAAAAGACTAGCCTCTTACGTAACGGAGGCTATTTTTTTATGCTTTTTCCTTATAATGTCTTTGAGAAATAAGTGTAGGTAAAAGCTTTGGACAAATCATTTATCCAAATTTTATCTATTATTTTTTTTATACAACTAGAACATTTTACTAGAAAAAGAAGGTGGGTATCATACTAGCAGAAAATATTGTAACCTCCTTAGTAAGCTTAGCAGGCATGTTTATAACAGGACTCTTTGGCTATTTGGTTGCAAAGGGAAAAGCAAGAAAGGAATTTATTATTAGTGACAGAAAGCTTTTGTCTGTAGATGAAAAGCAATTTAGAGCAGCCTTAATGGAGGAGCTTCATAGAAACAGAAAAGAGATTACAAGCTTACGTAAAGAGGTAGAAAACCTTCGGCGTATGAACATTAACCTAGAGCTTGAGAATAAACAACTGCAGGCTAAAATCGATGGACTTAGAGTTGAGCTAAAGCGTTGGGAGGCTAATGACAAAAAGAGAATGTAGCCTTTTTTACTTAAGCTAGAAAGGATTGTATATGCAAATAGTAGACATTCGTAAGGACATGCCTAGACATCCAAATGTAGGACTATCTTATAGGAAAGAAACTGATATTCGATCATTGGCCATTCATCACTCTTTGACAACATCAGGATCTCCTCAGGCATTTGCTAATTATCATATTCATACTAATGGCTGGTCTATTATGGGTTACACCTATGTCATCATGAGAGACGGTACGATTTATTGGTGTGCAGATCATACGATCGTTACTCCACATGTGGGAAACTCTAATAGACATGCGTTAGGTATAAACCTAGTTGGTGATTTTAGGAGAGGAAAGCAGCAACCTACCGTTGAACAAAGGGCATCACTTTCTTGGTTAATCGCTTTCCTTAAAAGTACATTACCTAATCCAAACTTTGATATTTTAGGTCATCAGGAATACCCTGGATACTCACGTAAGGATTGCCCCACTAATTATCAAGATGTTAGGGCATTTATGGATAAGATTCGATTAGATAGTAATCAATTTATGAAACTGAAGGAGGCTGGAAAAATGCTTAAGTTAGACAAGCCCTGGATGTATGAGACTCTTGCTCAGAATCTTAAAGGGCTATATAACGCTAAAATACTGAATAGCTTGGAATGGTATGAGAAGGCTAAGAAACAGAAAATCACTGTAGATGAGCTGGCTTGGGTTAACAATGTATGCTTAACAAGACATATTACAAATAAATAGGAACATACTATGGGAGGTATTCCAAAATGAAAATGGAAGGGATATTTATAAAACTATCAAGCAGAAAGTTTTGGAGTCTTCTGGCAGGATGGTTGACTAGTTTATTAATATTATTCAACTTTGATGAAAATACAACGGCTCAAATTGTAGCAGTAGTTGGGGCATTTGGATCAATAGTTGTTTATATCTTTGCAGAAGCGTATGTGGATAGTAAGTCAGTCCAGTCAGTCAAAAATAGCAAACGTTACACAGATGATATCTAGAAAATTTATTTGGATAAAAACTACGTTATAATAGTTATAGAGTAAACGAAAAGAGGTCATTCTACAGGATAGAATAGACCTCTTTTAATATCTTTCATTTACCCACAGGTAGTTAAGAAATTGCTTCACTAAGCAAGGAATCATAATAATGAGCAAATAGATTATAATATAAATTAGGAAGAATCTTAATTGGTTTTTTCTAATAATTGAATGGCTCTTTGACGAATGTAATATAAGATTCTTGCTGAGTATTTATTTATATCATAACCACATACATCAAGAAGTTCCTTAATCTCGTCTATCTTCAAAGTAGTGCCTGTTTCCTCCATTTCTTCGAAGATAAGCTTGACCTCTGGATCATATTTAGAGTTCCTTTTATCTGTCATAACCATTTTATTTTTTATCTTTTCTAAGGCTCTACTAATCGTCATAGGATAGACCCCAAGTGTAGTGGCGATTTGAGAATTATTTAATCCATTCATAATTAATTCAGTAATCTTTTGTTCGAAAGCAGTTAGGTTTGCTTTATCCATTAAGCTCTGGACATATACTTTATTAATGACGTCTTTTTCAAAGCTATAAGACGAATTTATTAAGTCAAAATCATTTGAAGATTCAAAATATTTAAGGTCCGAAGCGAAGCGGAGAACCTCCTCAATCCGTTCTAACGGAACTTGTAACAGGCCAGACATTTCTTGTTGTGAAGGAAAATAGCCTAATGAATTTTCGATTTCCTCCATTTGTTTAATCAAGTCAACTGCACTACGGCTTAATCTCACTAACTTTGAATCTGAGTATAATAGCTGATTCACTTCCCAAATGATAGGCCTAAAGGCATAGGTTGAGAATTTTATTCCTTTATCAAAATCAAATTCTCTAAGAGCTGTTATCATGCCAATATAAGCATGTTGAAGTAATTCCTCCTCAGATACATTAAATCTGTCTTTTAAGAGCTCAATATTACCTTTATATTGGGATAAGATCAGAAAGATAAATTCTTTGTTTTTCTTTAAAAACTCCGAAAGAAGATCATTATCCTCTTTACAGGCACGTAATAGTTCGTTGTTGTGGAGGTCAGGAACACCCTGCTTTGCTAAATTCCTGTACAAGTCGCTCAAATTCGTTTACCTGTCGAATCTTTTAATAAAGACTCAATTAAGTGTTGATAGTTAGTCTCTACTGAACGCAATAAGGCTTCAGAAATAGGATGATCTTCAAGATTTTTAATAAATCGTTCTGTTAATGATTGATTGTTGTACAGGTTCAGCAGAGTCTCAATATCCTCCATTTTTTTCTCAAAAGCTGCTAATGTTTCATCCTGCCATTTGATGATACTAACTAGTTTATTTTGACACTTTTCTATTTCTTGCTTTGCTACTTCTTTTACTAGCTGCATTTCTATTTGAGTCTCTGTCATTAGATTTATTAAATCTATATCAACGGAACGATTTACTGTCCTTGAAGCAGCTTTTTCTCTACCTTTCTGCTTACTGTCAATATCCCCACGTAGATTACCGCTCAAAAGTGATTCCTCCTCATTCATTCTTCTCTATACAAATCGAACTGGTGTGCCCAAGAGTTGCAGATATTCATAAAAGTTTTTTAATTTCAACGTTACTCCTGAGAGTGATTGATTTATTGGTTTGTTGCTTATGTCTCATTCATTGCACGAGGATTTCAATCATGGTAGTTCTCCATAACTTACTATAGTGATATCTATGGTTTGCCGCCCTAATTTAATGGCCTCTTGTTTGCTCTGGACAAGGAGATCAATACGGTTTCCTTTGATAGCACCACCAGTATCCAAAGCTATAGCTTGTCTAGTCGAGCCCTCAAGTTCAAACTCTATAATGGAATAAGGTGGGATCACATTTGGGTCAGTAGCCACAATATTCAGTTCTTCATAATAAATCGTTTCACGGACGTCATACTCTCCCCATCTAGTAAATCCCGTACAGCCCTTACATTTAGAGGTATAAAAACTAAATTCCATTGATAATACTTCTTCCCTAGCTTCTCTTTCAATGTGACCCTCAAATTGTTCATTTTTTTGAAGTAATTGTATTTCTCCTTTTATATCTTTTGTATTTACGAAGTTCTCAGATAGTTGTTCGACATAGCTACGAGTTTGTTCGTCATTGATTTGGGAAGGATAATGAACCATGTCTTTAGCGAAGTTTACAGGAATATTTGCATAGAACGGTAGCAAGCAAGAGAATGTAAACCAGGAAAAAGCAAAGAAGTAGTGTAATTCTTTCAGTGTAAGTTACTCCCTTCGTTATATAAGCTAACTTAGATCATTTTTTACTCAGTGCCTCCTTCTTTGAGTTAGTATAGGTATCGTTATTTAATGTAGGTCAGTTGCAGAGAGCTAGATTTAACGAGTAACTGTTCATAAAAAAGACCAAGAGCGAAAGCCCTTGGCTAAATGGAAAGATCAATACATTCAAGACAACGATTAAGAGACAAAATATAATCATCAAACGATATATCTTTAAAACTAAACTCACTGTTCAGCAGTTCTCTGTATGCCGATTTAGTCCTAACTAAATCTTTTTCTAGGATACATTTGACTGAGAGCTCGCATTCTGAGTTCATTATATCTAATTCCATTTGTTCAATAGCACTTTCTATGCTTAAAACCTCTTGATATAGATCATTTAGTTTTACGTTCCCCATGGTACATCTCCTTTAAGGTTAGCGTGAAGCTCTAAATCCTATGATTGATTTATAGTAGGATAACCCAATATTTCTTGCTTACCGGTGTATTGCCTGATACAGCTACCAGTACATACTTTCTTTTTCTCTAATAATTTTTGTAAATTCAAATCAGATTCTAGCTCAGATTTAAGTAGGTCTTCTCTAA is a window of Bacillus horti DNA encoding:
- a CDS encoding sigma-70 family RNA polymerase sigma factor translates to MSDLYRNLAKQGVPDLHNNELLRACKEDNDLLSEFLKKNKEFIFLILSQYKGNIELLKDRFNVSEEELLQHAYIGMITALREFDFDKGIKFSTYAFRPIIWEVNQLLYSDSKLVRLSRSAVDLIKQMEEIENSLGYFPSQQEMSGLLQVPLERIEEVLRFASDLKYFESSNDFDLINSSYSFEKDVINKVYVQSLMDKANLTAFEQKITELIMNGLNNSQIATTLGVYPMTISRALEKIKNKMVMTDKRNSKYDPEVKLIFEEMEETGTTLKIDEIKELLDVCGYDINKYSARILYYIRQRAIQLLEKTN
- a CDS encoding 3D domain-containing protein; this encodes MEFSFYTSKCKGCTGFTRWGEYDVRETIYYEELNIVATDPNVIPPYSIIEFELEGSTRQAIALDTGGAIKGNRIDLLVQSKQEAIKLGRQTIDITIVSYGELP
- a CDS encoding DNRLRE domain-containing protein; translation: MSNNGGGIILWTQGFGMSHNTYIDHIGKENSHFTAHHNVLHINTLSTFNVYHSTPSSEEADFRGRISVPDYGESDVEGLIYVRGGEHLPAKIKVIRFHTFDALIEVANRKFSDQEATIRVNPYYDFRCRIKVLRFSDILGTMTVRSYEDMRGQVSVPPGNQMSGFVDLVPIPRMNLELEPIKDAFFRNGVRSLNYGTESTMVTGSISDSPYTFDRHEVFRSILQFNLERLPETAIVEKAILRLTPSSALSNQQLEVTDSLGDWQETIVAWINQPAMGSYSKVVQTNQGQLSSIEINILELVKDWVENGKENSGLFLKALDETQLGLAAFFTREAPISSNRPKLEIVYYDPAMVISPGAADLRSRISINAHRSEDLKSSLEIISRLGEQFLPATMYVSNPNFREGRITINRRKLHAILYARQFADKGIYGRIIVKSARLAEELNAAITINKRFIVGRIHIRHYGHHHQDSTIRISNNKEHDEIFKVTINQLLVRGILTVKERSLLDSSIIIPNDREELTDFKVTVIRKHLVSWITIKANDSLESSIIIPNEMDDTLPGQVIVNNDILKSRIKVLRFEDLTSRVIVGQYYDQSFNSRISVHRKILVSRISITKHDYIEGQMIVSRTEEDQLPALIFIRGRSEFTGKIDVEPADYLQAVIRTISPYLPSRIAIPGRDALNINSNITVNVKMINELDTNLIVKNPRDLYCMIEIIGRERQSAYAFIM
- a CDS encoding N-acetylmuramoyl-L-alanine amidase, which translates into the protein MQIVDIRKDMPRHPNVGLSYRKETDIRSLAIHHSLTTSGSPQAFANYHIHTNGWSIMGYTYVIMRDGTIYWCADHTIVTPHVGNSNRHALGINLVGDFRRGKQQPTVEQRASLSWLIAFLKSTLPNPNFDILGHQEYPGYSRKDCPTNYQDVRAFMDKIRLDSNQFMKLKEAGKMLKLDKPWMYETLAQNLKGLYNAKILNSLEWYEKAKKQKITVDELAWVNNVCLTRHITNK